The Candidatus Bathyarchaeota archaeon region GGTCTCGCAGAAGTCGGATAACCCCTTGGTCAACTGTTAAAAAATAGTTAACATAATGTTTAAATTCTTTTTCCAAGAATATTTATAACCGGTCGGTATGTCTCCGAGAATGAAGATACTCGCCGTCGCAGCCATAGCGGTTATCATAGCGGCGTCAGGCTACGCGTATTGGAGATACATGGAGATGAAGGAGTACGAGGTAGAGTTCGTGTTCGCATATCAGGATAGGGTCGCAGACCTAGCGTCCATAGTGGCTGTCGAGCTAGGCTATTTCGAGGATGAGGGGCTTAAAAACGTCAAGACCATGATGTTCCACAGCGGACCCGCGTGCGTCGAAGCCCTGATATACGGTAAGGCGGACTTCGGAACCATGGGAGACACCACGGCTATAATAATCACGGCCACAGGGCAGCCTGTGAAGATCATAGCATCCCACGGAGGAGGGGAGAACAGGCACAGGATAATAGCCAGATACGGAAGCGGTATAGAATCGATAAAAGACCTCGTCGGTAAGAAGATCGCCGTCAAGAAGGGTACCTCAACCCATGGGGGACTCATGCTTCTAGCCAAGAAATACGGGTTAAACCTCGACCCCTACCTGGTCGATATGAGCCCGTCGGACCAGCTTACGGCTCTCGCAGCCGGAGCCGTCGACGCCATAGTAGCCAGCGAACCCACCCCGTCGATAGCGGAGGTCAAGGGATACGGATATGAGGTCGCCACGCTTGGCGGGTTGAACAACACGTACC contains the following coding sequences:
- a CDS encoding ABC transporter substrate-binding protein — encoded protein: MSPRMKILAVAAIAVIIAASGYAYWRYMEMKEYEVEFVFAYQDRVADLASIVAVELGYFEDEGLKNVKTMMFHSGPACVEALIYGKADFGTMGDTTAIIITATGQPVKIIASHGGGENRHRIIARYGSGIESIKDLVGKKIAVKKGTSTHGGLMLLAKKYGLNLDPYLVDMSPSDQLTALAAGAVDAIVASEPTPSIAEVKGYGYEVATLGGLNNTYPILLVVRTDFAEKHPKVVVKVLKALIRATEFIREHPKEAAAILANLTGIPTEAVEKAMSYHYYQVKLDDEVKNSLNSMAAFLKEIGKIESLPDLDEAIDDSYLREALEELQTG